One stretch of Xiphophorus maculatus strain JP 163 A chromosome 19, X_maculatus-5.0-male, whole genome shotgun sequence DNA includes these proteins:
- the LOC111612213 gene encoding semaphorin-4E-like, translated as MRASGVRTSHNFPDATLLFVKNHPLMEQVVTPITGKPLLVRSMAQFSKIVVDKVTSLDGEQHTVMFISNNSCWLQKAVWSGDDGGRIIEELQLFQDPQPIRFLQLSRRGQLYSATRTAVAQLSVRDCSRYTSCADCLIARDPYCGWDHLKGLCAAVAGASNFSMIQNLIDGDATMCPSSHCKYSPHKALYTHLP; from the exons ATGCGAGCCAGTGGTGTGAGGACTTCTCATAACTTCCCAGACGCAACCCTGCTGTTTGTGAAGAACCACCCTCTGATGGAGCAAGTTGTGACACCGATCACTGGGAAACCCCTGCTGGTTCGATCTATGGCCCAGTTCTCCAAAATTGTTGTTGACAAAGTAACCTCTCTGGATGGAGAGCAGCACACCGTCATGTTTATTAGCAACA ACTCTTGTTGGCTGCAGAAGGCGGTGTGGTCTGGTGATGATGGAGGGCGAATCATTGAGGAGTTGCAGCTGTTTCAGGATCCTCAGCCCATTCGCTTCCTTCAGCTCTCTAGAAGA GGTCAGCTGTACAGCGCAACTAGAACTGCTGTTGCTCAGCTCAGTGTGAGGGACTGCAGCCGCTACACATCCTGTGCTGACTGCCTTATAGCCAGAGATCCATACTGTGGCTGGGACCACCTCAAAGGCCtgtgtgctgctgttgctggtGCTTCAAACTTCTCCAT GATCCAGAACCTCATTGATGGTGATGCTACAATGTGCCCAAGCTCTCATTGCAAGTATTCCCCACATAAAGCTCTTTACACACATTTACCTTAG